One genomic region from Sciurus carolinensis chromosome 2, mSciCar1.2, whole genome shotgun sequence encodes:
- the Defb116 gene encoding beta-defensin 116 produces the protein MSVMKPYLMTIAILLILVQKTPGGLFRSNNNKKKEMWYPCELYQGKCRNTCRNYEVRYFSCLPDLKCCLKLSSDVAGADSDSRKEDSSLSSNLSSSLSVMNTSSYAPS, from the exons ATGTCAGTCATGAAGCCCTATTTAATGACCATTGCCATCCTTCTGATTCTGGTTCAAAAGACTCCAG GTGGCCTGTTCAGATCCAACaataacaagaagaaagagatgtGGTATCCATGTGAGCTTTACCAGGGCAAGTGCAGAAACACCTGCAGAAACTACGAGGTGCGGTACTTTTCCTGCCTACCTGACCTCAAGTGCTGCCTGAAATTGTCTTCTGATGTAGCCGGAGCGGACTCCGACTCCAGGAAGGAAGACTCCAGCCTCAGCTCCAACCTCAGCTCCAGCCTGTCCGTCATGAACACGTCCAGCTATGCCCCGAGCTGA